The DNA segment GGATTCAGTGGCGGGAGGTTCGTGGCCGGCCGGGACGCGGGACGACACGCGGATCGTCCGGTCGTGCGCCCCAACCGTGCCGTTCATGGTTGGACTTGCGGCCTCAGGCGTCGCATTTCAAACGCCGGTGGCGGATGGTCGGGAAGCTGCGCCGCACCGACTCCAGGAACTCGTGATCGATCGTGGCCTGGACATGCCCGGAGCCGCGCGGCACTTCGGCCAGCACCGTGCCCCAGGGATCGACGATCAGGCTGTGCCCGTGGGTCTCGCGGCCGTTGACATGGAAACCGCCCTGAGCCGCCGCCACCACATAGGCCAGATTCTCGATGGCGCGCGCCCGTAGCAGCGATTCCCAATGCGCCTTGCCGGTGACGGCGGTGAAGGCCGCCGGGACGACCAGGATCTCGGCGTCCTCGTCGAGCAGCCGACGATAGAGTTCGGGAAAGCGCAGATCATAGCAGACCGAGAGACCGATCCGCCCGAAGGGGCTGTCGACCACGACCGGCTGGGAGCCCGGCTCGATGACCGCCGACTCGTGATAGCGCTCGTCGAGACCGGGCAGGTTGACGTCGAACAGATGGATCTTGTCGTAGCGGGCGACCCGCTCGCCGCGGTCGTCGAAGACCAGGCAGGCGGCGCTCACCCGGTCGGGATTCGTGGCCTCCAGCGGAATGGTGCCGCCGACCAGCCAGATCCCCAGTTGTTTGGCCAGCCGCGCCAGGAAGGCTTGCAGCGGCCCGTCGCCGTCGGCCTCGCGGATCGCGAGCTGATCGCGGTCCTCCTGGCCCATGAAGGCGAAATTCTCGGGCAGGACCACCAGCTCGGCCCCCTCCTCCACGCTCTCCCTGACCAGACGCTCCACCTCGAACAGGTTGGCGCTGACATTGGGGCCGGTCGCCATCTGGATGGCCCCGATCTTATGTTTTTCTTTCATGTTGTCTGAACTACTCAATCCCGCCCAGACCCCGGCGCGGATGTCTCTACCTCAGCCGGCGACCGATCGCCGCCGTCCCACTCGAAAGCCGTTTCATTCGATCTTTGCAACAATACTACCAGAGCCGGTCGACCGGAACCGGCACTCAGGGGACATCGAGGAAATGGTTGGTCGGGCGCGGCGGTTTCCCGTCCTCGTTCGCCGGTTCTCGACGCTCACCGAGACCGCTCAGCGGCTCCCAGCCCAGTCGCGTCCACTCCGGCTCGGTCCAGGGGCCGGTGACCCGATACTGATAGCGTCCGAGCCGGTCGAGGGTGTTGCCGGTCGCGCGATCGACCAGATAGACGGCTGCGCCCACCACGGGCCCGCCCGCCACGGCGCCGGCCAAGGCCAGGCTCGTGCCCAGCTTGGGTTCGACCGTGACCAACTGGTCGAGCCGCCGGCCGACGAGATCCGCCGCGCCGCCGACCATGACACGCCCGGCCGGTCCCTCGATCGAGACGTCTTCGAAACGCGCCCGCCCCTGCCCGATGGCGATGCGTCCGCCCAGACGCTCGAAGGCGAAACCCTGGCCATAGAGATCCGAGAAATCGAGCGCCAGCCGCCGCCCGATGGAACCGATGTCGATGAACCCGAGCAGACGCCCGACGCCCGGCTCGGCCTCCAGCAAGCGTCCCGGATCGACGCCGATGTCGAGCACACCCTCGGCCCGCGCCCAGGCGAAGCGCGTCGGCCCGCCGGGCCAATGCAGTTGGACGCGCGCCCGCGCGCCCTTGGCCTCGATGGCCGTCGGCTCGTCGAGCAGCGTCAGGACGCCGCGCAGATCCGGAGTCTCGGCCTTCAGGTCCAGACGGCTGCGTCCACCCTCGGATGCCCGGACCCATTCGCCCGTACCTTCGATGTTCAAGAGTCCGGACCGGCTCAGACGCAGACGCGGCAGGCGCATCCCCAGGGCATCGCGATGCAGGGACAGATCGAGCGTGCCCAATGCGCGCTCGCCCCAGTCGAGCCGGGCGACGCGCAGGTCGAGCGAGGGGAGTTCGGTGATCGGGTCGGGCGCACGATCCGGACTCGGCGCGGATACGCGCGGCGTCGGCGGCCCGGCGGACTCGGGATGCGCCACGAACGCCTTGAGATCGAGCCGTTCGAGATCGAGATCCAGCCGCGTCCCGGTGTCCGTGTCGGCCGGACGGATCAGCCCGGCGACCTCGCCGGCATCGACGCGAAACCGCCAGCCGGATTTGCCCGGCGTCCCCCTGAGCTTGAAGGCGTTGAGCGTCCGCTCGCCGAGACTCAGGCGGTCGACGTCGAACTCCACACCGGCCAGCGCGATGCCGTCCTTGACCGCCGCGCTCTGGCCAAGCTGGGTCGCCTTGGCCCAATCGCTCCAGTCACTCAGATCCAGCGCGTCGATCCGTCCGGCCAGATGGAGTCCGGAATCCTGGGTACGCAGTGACAGTTCGAGCGGTCGGCCCGAAAGCTTGGCACCGACCTTGGAGGCCTGGATCCCGCGTTCGTCGAAGCGTACCGCGCCGCTCAGGCCCGAGAGCCGGATGGCCGTCCCGCGCACGCCCAGCGTGGCCGGCGCCGGCCAGCTCAGGACACCCGACACGCCCAGCGTGCGCTGTTTCACGAACGGCAGATCGATGTCCAGCACCAGTTGTGATTGACCGCTGACCTGGAGGATTTCGGCGAGTCCGCCCAGCTTTTCAGACAGTGGGGTCTCGGCCAGGGTACGCCGACCGTCCTCGAAGGGGCCGCGCGCCTCACCGTGGATGCGCATCTGCTCGACATGCGCGAGATCGGGCAGATCGACCCGGCCGGCGCGGAAATCGCTATCGAGGAGACGCCCGCGATCGACCCGGATCGTCAAGCCCTCGTCGAGAAAGCGCAGATGACCGGCGGCCGACGTGATGGCGGGCCATCCCGGCTGATAGTCCAGCCGCAGATCTTCGAACTCCAGCTTCAGCTCGAAACGGCCCTGACGCCGGCGGAAGGGATGATCGGCCAGGGCGCCGCGAAAGAGCGCGTCGCCCTGGGTGACGCGCCCGGAGACGATCGCGGCGTCGAGCCAGTCGACCAGTTGCGGCTTCATGATCCCAACCGGCAGGTAGAGACGCACATTGGCGGCATTGGCGTCCCGGAAGCGTGCGCGCAGATCCAGGAAGGGCCGTCCGTCGGCGCCCGGCAGTTCCAGCGCGAAATGCGCCTGACCGCTGAGATCGGCGTTCTCCAGCGCCAGTTCGTGCGCCGCGAGGCGCCAGCCGCCGGACGGACGGCGCGTCCAGTCGAGCCGGCCGCTGAACTGGTCGAGCCGCAACGGGCGATCGAAGAGCGGATTCAGGTCCAGATCCAGTCCCTCGGACCCGAGCCGCACCCAGCCGCCGTCCTGATCGCCGGCGAACCGCAGATCCAGGCCGGCGAAACCGGGCTGTCGTTCGCGGCGATCGAGACCCAGACCGGACAGCCGGCCCGAGACCTGCCAGCGTGACTCGACACCCGTGCCGGCCGGCTCGAAGCGTACCGCCAGATCGTGCGCGCTTCCGCGTGGGTGGCGCTCCAGGAGTGAGTTCAGCGCCTCGGGCAGCGGCCAGGGACTCGCCCGCCGCATGGCGCTCAGATCGTCCAGGTCCAACTGAGCGAGGCGTCCGCCCAGACCCAGCAGCCGTCCTTCCGGACTCAGACGCAGATCCAGACCCAGGCCCGAGACGGCCACGTCGTCGAATCCGGCCTCCAGTCCGGCGATCCGGGCGCTCCAGCCGGATTGCTGCGAACGCACGCGCGCCATCCCGCTCAGATGCCAGGCCGGCGACCGCTCGCGCGCGGCATCATCCGACGTCTGTGTCTGTCCAGGCGTCTCATCGGACGCCAGCCGCACGCCCCGCAGATCGGCCCGGATCAGCGCCTGTTCGAGTCGGCCCGCCTGGAAGTCGAGCCAGCTCTCGACGTCGGCGCGCTCGGTATCCAGCCGACCATGTGCCGGCACAGCCGCCGGCAGCAGCAGACCGAGATTGGCGACATCCAGATGCAGATAGCCGCGCCCGCTCCAGGAACGCGGATCGGACGCCGGACCATTCAGCCGCAGGGCCAGTTGGAGACAGGGTTTACAGGGTTCGTCCGCGCCGCTGGGCGCCTCATCGGTGGCGAGCACGAGCGGATCGGGCGACACCGGCCGTGCGGAGAGATCCAGCCAATGGCGCTCGCCGCTGTTCTCCAGTCGCAGGCGTGTCTCGACCAGACGCAGCTGCTTGCCGCCGCGCGCCGGATCGACGAACAGGATCTCGCTCTCGATCAGATCGAGCCGACCCCGATTCAAGAAGCCTTCGAGCACGCGCGGATCGTCGCTCGCCAGTGCGTCCAGTCCATGCACGCGCAGACGTCCATCCTCTCCGCGCTCCAGGACCAGACGCGCCCCGACCAGCGTGATGCCCGAAATCCGGACCGAACGGCTCAGGAGCGAGGCTTGGAGATTCAGATCCAGCTCGATCGCCCTCAACGCCGGCGCCCGCGTGCCGTCGTCCGGACGATCGAGCGCGACGCCTTCCAGCCGCAGACGCGGCTGCAAGCCGGACAGGCCGAGTCGCAACGTCCCGATCGACAGCCGATACCCGAGACGCTCGGACAGCCTTCCGGCGATGGCGTCCCGATACTCGCCGGTCAGCGGCGGCGTCAGACGCAAGACCGAGACCAACAGCGCCAGGAGCACCAGCCCCAGGAGCATGGAGGTCGTCAGCAAGGCCGTGAGGCGTCTGAGCAGGGACATGGGAGACATCAAGCCAATGGAGCCATCGGTGCGCGTTTTTCGGCGAGCGGCGCGTCCTGGCGCACGCTCCATGCAGCGTTAGATGAGCACGACGTCGTATTGCTCCTGAGTGTAGAGCGCCTCGGCCTGGAGCCGGATCGGGCGGCCGATGAACTCCTCCAGCTCGGCCAGATGCGCCGACTCCTCGTCGAGCAGCCGGTCGACGACCTCCGGCGAGGCCAGAACCAGCAGGGTCTCGACCTCGAACTGACGCGACTCGCGCAGGATCTCGCGGAAGATCTCGTAGCAGGTCGTCTCGGCGGTCTTGATCGAACCGCGCCCGCCGCAGCAGGGACAGGGCTCGCACAGCACATGCTCCAGCGACTCGCGGGTGCGCTTGCGCGTCATCTCGACCAGGCCGAGCGAGGAGACCTCGGTGATGTGGGTCTTGGCATGATCGCGGGCGAGGCATTTTTCGAGCGCGCGCAATACCTGGCGCTTGTGCTCGTCCTCGGTCATGTCGATGAAGTCGATGATGATGATGCCGCCGAGATTGCGCAGTCGCAGTTGACGGCAGATGGCTTGGGCGGCCTCCAGGTTGGTCTTGAAGATGGTCTCTTCCAGATTGCGATGGCCGACGAAGGCGCCGGTGTTCACATCGATGGTCGTCATGGCCTCGGTCTGGTCGATGACCAGATGACCGCCCGACTTGAGGCTGACCTTGCGCTGGAGCGCCTTGCGGATCTCCTCCTCGACGCCGTAGAGATCGAACAGCGGGCGCTCGCCCTGGTAGTACTCGATGCGCTCCCGGATCTCGGGGATGTACTTGGCGGCGAAGGAGACGGCCTTGTCGAACATGGCACGCGAGTCGATGCGGATGCGCTCGACCTCGGGCGTCACCAGATCGCGCAGTGCACGCAGGGCTAGGGCCAGATCGTCGTGGATCAGCCCGATCTGGTCGACATGGGTGCAACGCTCCTTGATGCCGCGCCAGAGCTTGGCCAGAAAGGCCATGTCCTTCTCCAGCGCCTCCTCGCTCACGCCCTCGGCGGCAGTGCGGGCGATGAAACCGCCCTCGCCCTGATGGGCCTCGACATAGCGCAGCAGGATCTCGCGCAGACGGCGGCGCTCGTCCTCGTCCTCGATCTTCTGCGACACGCCCGTGGTCGCCACCGCCGGCATGCACACCAGATAGCGCGAGGCGATCGAGATGTTGGTGGTCAGACGCGCGCCCTTGGTGCCGAGCGGATCCTTGACCACCTGGACCACGATCATGTCGCCCTCGCGCACCAGCTCATGGATCTGGTCGCCGCGCGACTCGCCCGGCGTGCCGATGATGTCGGAGGCGTGCAGAAAGGCCGCGCGTTCCAGACCGATGTCGACGAAGGCCGCCTGCATCCCCGGCAGCACGCGGCAAATGCGCCCCTTGTAGATGTTGCCGACCAGACCGCAGCGCTCGGCGCGCTCGATGATGATCTCCTGCACCACGCCGTTCTCGACCACGGCGACCCTGGTCTCGGGCGGGGTGACATTGATGAGAATCTCTTCACTCACTCGATACGTCCTTCAATAGCTGGATTCTGAACATTGAAACCGCAAAGGCGCGAAGGACGCAAAGCAACCGCCCAAGGATCGCCTGGAAATCGGCTCAGGAGAGGCGATCACGGTCGAGCAGGACGATCCCGGCGTGATGCAGCAGGCGCCCGGTTTCATAGAGCGGCAGTCCCATGACGCCTGAGTAGCTACCCTGAAGCTCGGCGACGAAGAGCGCGCCAAGGCCCTGGATGCCGTAGCCGCCGGCCTTGTCCTGCGGTTCGCCGCTCGCCCAGTAGGCCAGTCGCTCGCGGTCGTCGATGGCGCGAAAGCGAACCCGGCTCGTGCTCAGCGCGTACCGAACCTCACCGGCCTGGGCAAGCGCCACCCCGGTCAGCACCTGATGCGTGCGCCCGGACAGACGCGCCATCATGAGCAGGAAATCGGGTCGGTCGAGCGGTTTTCCCAGGATCTCGCCGTCGATGATCACGGCGGTGTCGGCGGCCAACACCGGGCGCGGGTCTCCGGTCGGAATCCCCAATCGGCCCGCCTGAGCCTTTTCAATCGCGATCCGCCGCACATAGTCCTCGGGCGATTCGCCCGGACCCGGAGTCTCGTCCACGTCCGCCGCGACCTGAGCGAAGCGCACTCCGATCTGGTTCAGCAACTCGCCCCGGCGCGGCGAGCGCGAGGCCAGATAGAGATGATGGTCGGTTTCGCTCATGCTGGAGACGAACTCCTTGGCGTACTTGGCGCCTTTGCGGTTCAAAACACGGCTCGATCACCCAGCCCGATGATAGGGATGTCCCTGGGTCAGACTCCAGGCACGATAGATCTGCTCGGCGAGGATGACGCGCACCAGCGGATGCGGAAAGGTCAGGGCCGAGAGCGACCAGCGCTCGCGCGCCTGCGCCAGACAGTCCTCCGACAGCCCGTCGGCCCCGCCGACCACGAGCGCCCGATCACGCCCATCGGCCAGCCAGTCGCGCAGCCGGCCCGCCAGCGTCTCGGTACTCCAGGAACGCCCGCGCTCGTCGAGCACGATCACATCCGCGCCCTTGGGGATGGCCTTGAGGATGCGCCGCCCTTCTTCTTCGCGCGCCTGACGCACATTGGTGGTCTTGGCGCGATGGACCGGGTCGATCTCGACCAGATGCAGGGCGCACTCGGGCGGCAGCCGCTTGGCGTATTCGCGATAACCCTCTTCGATCCAGCCCGGCATCCGCCGGCCGACACACATCAGATGAATCCGCATACGACACTCGATTTCGATCAGTCCCGACATCATCCTCCATCCCGGTGCCCGACGTAAACGCGCGCCGACCGAGACCCAAACGCACCCCCCGACCTGAGCGGGCGCTTTCAGCGTCCATCCGCTTGCGTTATGATCGCCGTTCGCGAATTTCGAATCCCGTCCGCGTCGCGACCTCGGTCCAGGCACACGGACGGAACAGACCAGCACATCCCGAGGTCGACGCACGACCACGGGCAACGGAGAAACACGATGGGCGTCGGTGGCATCAGTATCTGGCAACTCCTGATCATCCTGTTGATCGTCGTCTTGCTGTTCGGCACCAAGCGGCTGAAGAGCATCGGCTCGGATCTCGGCGAGGCCATCCGCGGCTTCCGCAGCTCCATGTCGAACTCCGACAAGAGCGATGAAGACAGCGCCCGCGAGAGCGCGACCATCGCCCAGTCCAACGAGGCGCGTCCGGGTGATACGAGCACCCAGTCGCGTCCGGCCGATACTGCCGCCAATCGCGATCGCCCCTGAGCCGATCGTCCCGCCAACCGGATGCGTGATCCGCTGGACCTGACCTAGATGTTCGACGTCGGCTTTCAAGAACTGATCCTGGTGGCGATCGTGGCCCTGGTCGTGGTCGGCCCCGAGCGCCTGCCGCGCGTGGCGCGCGTGGCGGGCAAGTGGGTCGGGCACGCACGGCGCACGCTGGCCAACGTCAAGCACGAGATCGATCGCGAGCTCAAGGCCGAGGAACTCAAGAAGATCCTCGACGAGCAGGCGCGACACAATCCGCTCCAGACCATCCTGGAAGAACCGGCGAAGACCATGCCCCGCCCGGCGACCACGACCGAGCCGCAGACGACTCAGAGCGGCTCGTCTCCGTCGAACGACCCGCTCGCCAAGTAAGGCGATCTGCGAGAAAGAATCGACTCCGTGCAGCATGTGGTGAGCGCCGCGAACCGCATCAGTCGCGGTCGATGCGGTTCGTTCCTCACCGCATCCTACGGGTAGAGGCCCTTGTTCCGGCCCACCGGACGCCGCATCTTGTCGGGGTCGAGCCAATCTCAACCCCCAACGAGCCCAGACCCGATCCATGCCGCGCCGTATCCTGCCGATCCTGATCCTCGCTCTGGGGGTCGGGATCTTCGTCGCCCTCAAGGCGACCCGCCCCACCCCGCATCCCGTCCAGCCCAGTGAACGGATCTGGCGTGTGGAAGTGACTCAGGTCACGCCCGCCGATCATCGCCCGATCCTGGCGCTCTTCGGTCGGGTCGAGGCGCCGGATCGCCTCCAGGCCGCCGCGCCCGTGGCCGGACGGCTGCTGGAGGTTCATGTCCGCGACGGTGATCGCGTTGCGATCGGTGCCCTGCTGGCGCGGCTCGATCCGAACGATCTCCAGCCGCGTCTGACCAGGGCGCGCGCCGATCTGGAGAAAGAGCGTCTCAAACTGAGCCACGACCGTCAGGCGCTGGAGCAGGAACGCGAGATCCTGCGTCTGGCCCGACAGGCGCTGGAGCGCGCCGAGACCGTGCAGTCCAAGCAACTCGGCTCGGTCTCCAGCGTCGACGAGGCGCGCGAGCAATACGCCCGCGCCCAGCTCGCCGTGACACTGCGCGAGCAGTCGATCGCCGAACATCCGGCGCGGCTGGCGGCCCTGGAAGCGGCGCTGGCCGAAGCCGAACGCGATCTGGCGCGCGGCACCATCCACGCGCCCTTCGACGCCCGCATCGGCGTGGTCGCGGCGGCGCCGGGCGATCAGCTCCAGCCCAACCAGACCATCCTCACGCTCTATCCGCTCGATGGACTCTATGTGCGCGCCAAGGTGCCGGGCGTGCACAGCGAGGAACTGCGCGCCGCGCTCGACGGCGGCGAGCGCCTGACGGCCACCGGCTCGCACGCCGGCCGCCCGGTCAGGGCCGTGCTCGAACGGCTGGCCGGCGAGGCCGACGCGCGCGGCGTCGATGCCCTGCTGCGACTCGATCCCGAATCCAGCCTGCCGCTCGGCGCCTTCGTCGATCTGCGGCTGGAACGCCCGGTCGCGCCCGACACCATCGCCCTGCCCTTCGCCGCCCTGCATGGCGGAGATCGCGTCTTCGCGGTGCGCGACGGGCGGTTGAAAGGGCTGCGCATCGAACGGGTCGGCGAACTCGACACCGGTGCCGGCGAGGGCCGCGTCCTGCTGCGCGTGCCCGAACTCCAGCCCGGCGAGCCGGTGATGCGCACCCACCTGCCCAATGCCATCGACAGCCTCAAGGTCGAGATCGTCGAATGAATACGAGTCTGATCGCCGTCTTCGTCCGTCATCCGCTGCTGGCCAATCTGCTGATGGCCGGAATGCTGATCCTGGGCGCCATCAGCCTGACGCGGATGAACATCCAGTTCTTCCCGACCTTCGCGCTCGACATCATCTCGGTGCGCGTGGTCTGGAGCGGGGCCTCGGCCGAGGACGTCGAGAGCGGCATCGTCATCCCGCTGGAAGAGCGGCTCAAGACCGTCGACGGACTCAAGAAGCTGACCGCGACCGCCGCCCAGGGCATCGCCAGTCTGTCGGTCGAACTCCAGGAGAACACCGACCCGCTGCTCGCGCTCGATCAGGTGCGCCAGCGGGTCGACGAGTTCCGCAATCTGCCCAGGGACGCCGAAACACCCCAGATCAGCCGTATCTCGCGGTATGAGCCGGTGGCGCGGCTGCTGGTCTCCGGCCCGAGTCTGGCCGATCTGCGCCCCTGGGTGCGCCAGTTCGAGCGCGAGCTGCTGGCGCGCGGCATCGATCGCGTCGACCTCTCGGGTCTGCCCGAGGAGCGCATCGCCATCGAGGTGCCGGGGCGGGCGCTGGAGACGCTCGGACTCTCGCTCGACGGCATCGGCGAGCAGATCGGACGGATCGCGCGCGACCTGCCGTCCGGCATCGCCGGCGAGGCCGACGGCGCGCGCGAGCTGCGCAGTCTGGAACAGCGTCGCGACCCGCTCGCCTTCGAGGATCTGGCCATCGTCAGCGACGAACGCGTGCTGGTGCGTCTGGGCGACGTGGCCGCCATCGTGCGCGAGGCGCGCCCGGCGAGTCTGACGCTCGAACCCATCCCGGTGGGACTCGACCCCGAGCCGCTCGCCGACAAACCGGCGAGCGTGGAACTGCTGGTCCAGCGTGCCGAACAGGGCCATTCGCTCAAGGCGGCCAAGATCTTCGACGACTGGCTCGCCGACACCCGTTCGACCCTGCCGCCGGCGATCGATCTGCGCGTCTTCGATGCCCAGTGGGAAGTCATCGCCGACCGTATCGACCTGCTGATCCGCAACGGACTCCAGGGGCTGACCCTGGTGCTGATCCTGCTGTTCGTCTTTCTGCCGGGGCGGGTCGCCTTCTGGGTGGCGATGGGCATCCCGACCGCCTACATGGCCACGCTCGCCCTGCTCTGGGCCTTCGGCGGCAGCATCAACATGATGAGCCTGTTCGGGCTGCTGCTCACGCTCGGCATCATCGGCGACGATGCCATCGTGGTCGGCGAACATGCCGAAACGCGCTACCGTCTGGGTCTGCCGCCGGCGGAGGCCGCGCTGGTCGGCGCGCAACGCATGTTCTGGCCGATCGTCGCCTCGGGGCTGACCACCATCGCCGCCTTCCTGCCGCTGATGCTGGTCGGCGGCATCATGGGCAATATCCTCGGCGACATCCCCTTCGTGGCCATCATGGTGCTGGCGGCCTCGCTGCTGGAAGTCTTCTTGGTCATGCCGATGCATCTGCGTTCGGCCTTCGAGCATCACAAGGACGCGACCGTGCCGCGCTGGCGCGAGCGGGTGAACGCCGGATTCGATCATTTCCGCGATCAAATCTATCGGCCGCTGGTGGTCTGGGCGCTGCACTGGCGCGGGGTCACGGTCAGTCTGGTGGCTGTGTTCATGCTGCTGGCGATCGGGCTGCTGGCCGGCGGACGGGTGCCCTTCGTGTTCTTCCCCACGCCTGAGTCCCAGGTGGTCTTCGCCAACGCGACCTTCGTCGCCGGGACGCCGCGCGAGCAGACGGCGGCGTTCGTCAAGGAACTGGAACGCGCGCTGATCGCGACCGATGAACAGTTCGGCGGCGGGCTGATCGAATCGGCGGTCGCCCGGCTCGGGTCGACGATTTCGGTGGGTGTCGGGGCGGGCGCTGCGGGCGATCAGCTCGCCTCGATCCTGGTGCAGTTGGTGCCGTCGGAGTATCGCGAGGTGCGCAACGAGCCATTCCTCGCCGCCTGGCGCGCCAACACCCGGATGCCGGCCGGGCTGGAGAGTCTGGTGATCTCGGCACAGCGCGCCGGGCCGCCGGGGCGCGATCTGACGCTGCGGCTCATGGGTCAGGATGCCGACCGGCTCAAGTCCGCCGCGCTGGAGCTGGCGCAGAGTCTGGAGAGCGTGCCGGGCGTCTCGGACATGGTCGACGACATGCCGTTCGGGCGCGAACAGCTCATCTATCGGCTGACGCCGGCCGGTCAGGCGCTGGGTTTCACCACCGAGTCGCTCGGCCGCCAACTGCGCGCGGCCTTCGACGGCTATCCGGCGCAACTGGTCCAGGTCGGACAGGACGAGCTGGAGGTGCGGGTGCTGCTTCCGCGCGCCGAGCGCGTCCGGCTCAATACCCTGGAACAACTGCTGGTGCGCGCGCCGGACGGGCGGTTCGTGCCCCTGACCACGGTGGCGAGCTGGGAGACCCGGCGCGGCTTCGAGGCCCTGCGTCACGCCGACGGACGGCTCGCCGTCGAGGTCTCGGCCGACATCGATCGCGCGCTGGCCACGCCCGACAACGTCCGCGAAGCCCTGGAGCGCGATCTGCTGCCGCGTCTGGTGTCGCACTACGGCATCGACTACAGCTTCGAAGGCCGCGCCGCCGATCAGCGCGAGACGCTCGGCGACATGCGGCTGGGGCTGGTCCTGGGGTTGGTGCTGATCTATATGATCCTGGCGGCGGTGTTCGGAAGCTGGGGCTGGCCGCTGGTGGTGATGACCGCCATTCCGCTCGGCTTGGTCGGCGCGATCGGCGGGCACTGGATCCTGGGACTGGATCTGACGCTGCTGTCGCTGTTCGGGCTGTTTGGACTCTCCGGGATCGTGGTCAACAATGCCATCATCCTGGTCAGCATGTATCACGGGCTGCGCGAGGAGGGGATGGAGGTCGATGAGGCGCTGGTGGAGGCGGCGGTGTCGCGTCTGCGCGCGATGCTGCTGACCTCGGCGACGACGGTGGTGGGGCTGGGGCCGCTGATCTTCGAGACCAGTCTCCAGGCGCAGTTCCTGATCCCGATGGCGGTGTCGCTGGCGTTCGGGGTCGGCTTCTCGACCGTGCTGGTGCTGATCTTCACCCCGGCGCTGCTGTCGCTGCATGAGAGTCTGCATCGGCGTCTGGCGCGCGGTTGGGCCTGGCTCAATGGTCGGCCGTATCGCCCTCAACAGGCTCGCTAGCGACCCCGAGATCACAGGCTCGAATCGCTCACGTCACACCGGCAACGCTTGCTTGTGGCGTGCTATCCGGCGTGGGATGATCGCGCCGGCAACCTCCCGATGCGTCCTCGATCCATTCGGCCTCAACGCCCCAGACCACCATGATGTCCTCCCTCAAGACAGAGTCCGCCCGGCTGCACGACGATCACAATCCAAGCGCCATCTCGCTCCTCGGCTGGCTGCGCCGCGCCGTCCCGCCGCTGCTGATCCTGGTGACGGTGCTCGCCGCC comes from the Allochromatium tepidum genome and includes:
- a CDS encoding efflux RND transporter permease subunit encodes the protein MNTSLIAVFVRHPLLANLLMAGMLILGAISLTRMNIQFFPTFALDIISVRVVWSGASAEDVESGIVIPLEERLKTVDGLKKLTATAAQGIASLSVELQENTDPLLALDQVRQRVDEFRNLPRDAETPQISRISRYEPVARLLVSGPSLADLRPWVRQFERELLARGIDRVDLSGLPEERIAIEVPGRALETLGLSLDGIGEQIGRIARDLPSGIAGEADGARELRSLEQRRDPLAFEDLAIVSDERVLVRLGDVAAIVREARPASLTLEPIPVGLDPEPLADKPASVELLVQRAEQGHSLKAAKIFDDWLADTRSTLPPAIDLRVFDAQWEVIADRIDLLIRNGLQGLTLVLILLFVFLPGRVAFWVAMGIPTAYMATLALLWAFGGSINMMSLFGLLLTLGIIGDDAIVVGEHAETRYRLGLPPAEAALVGAQRMFWPIVASGLTTIAAFLPLMLVGGIMGNILGDIPFVAIMVLAASLLEVFLVMPMHLRSAFEHHKDATVPRWRERVNAGFDHFRDQIYRPLVVWALHWRGVTVSLVAVFMLLAIGLLAGGRVPFVFFPTPESQVVFANATFVAGTPREQTAAFVKELERALIATDEQFGGGLIESAVARLGSTISVGVGAGAAGDQLASILVQLVPSEYREVRNEPFLAAWRANTRMPAGLESLVISAQRAGPPGRDLTLRLMGQDADRLKSAALELAQSLESVPGVSDMVDDMPFGREQLIYRLTPAGQALGFTTESLGRQLRAAFDGYPAQLVQVGQDELEVRVLLPRAERVRLNTLEQLLVRAPDGRFVPLTTVASWETRRGFEALRHADGRLAVEVSADIDRALATPDNVREALERDLLPRLVSHYGIDYSFEGRAADQRETLGDMRLGLVLGLVLIYMILAAVFGSWGWPLVVMTAIPLGLVGAIGGHWILGLDLTLLSLFGLFGLSGIVVNNAIILVSMYHGLREEGMEVDEALVEAAVSRLRAMLLTSATTVVGLGPLIFETSLQAQFLIPMAVSLAFGVGFSTVLVLIFTPALLSLHESLHRRLARGWAWLNGRPYRPQQAR
- a CDS encoding efflux RND transporter periplasmic adaptor subunit, producing MPRRILPILILALGVGIFVALKATRPTPHPVQPSERIWRVEVTQVTPADHRPILALFGRVEAPDRLQAAAPVAGRLLEVHVRDGDRVAIGALLARLDPNDLQPRLTRARADLEKERLKLSHDRQALEQEREILRLARQALERAETVQSKQLGSVSSVDEAREQYARAQLAVTLREQSIAEHPARLAALEAALAEAERDLARGTIHAPFDARIGVVAAAPGDQLQPNQTILTLYPLDGLYVRAKVPGVHSEELRAALDGGERLTATGSHAGRPVRAVLERLAGEADARGVDALLRLDPESSLPLGAFVDLRLERPVAPDTIALPFAALHGGDRVFAVRDGRLKGLRIERVGELDTGAGEGRVLLRVPELQPGEPVMRTHLPNAIDSLKVEIVE